One Panicum virgatum strain AP13 chromosome 9K, P.virgatum_v5, whole genome shotgun sequence genomic region harbors:
- the LOC120648654 gene encoding soluble inorganic pyrophosphatase 1 has protein sequence MAEEKKSVPRLNERIMSSLSKRSVAAHSWHDLEIGPGAPAVFNCVVEITKGSKVKYELDKKTGLIKVDRVLYSSVVYPHNYGFIPRTLCEDGDPMDVLVLMQEPVIPGCFLRARAIGLMPMIDQGEKDDKIIAVCVDDPEYRHLTDLKELSPHRLNEIRRFFEDYKKNENKEVAVNEFLPPTTALEAIQHSMDLYAEYILHSLRR, from the exons ATGGCTGAAGAGAAGAAGAGTGTTCCACGGCTGAACGAGCGGATCATGTCGTCTCTCTCAAAGCGATCGGTCGCCGCACATTCTTGGCATGACCTTGAGATAG GACCTGGAGCCCCTGCTGTTTTCAACTGT GTTGTTGAGATCACAAAGGGGAGTAAAGTGAAATATGAGCTTGACAAGAAGACTGGATTGATCAAG GTTGACAGGGTGCTATACTCATCAGTGGTCTACCCACACAACTACGGTTTCATACCGCGCACGCTGTGCGAAGATGGAGACCCAATGGATGTGCTGGTCCTGATGCAG GAACCAGTGATACCTGGCTGCTTTCTTCGGGCAAGGGCCATTGGCCTTATGCCTATGATTGACCAG GGCGAGAAAGATGATAAGATAATTGCAGTTTGTGTTGACGATCCCGAATATCGTCACTTAACTGATCTCAAGGAGTTGTCTCCCCACCGCCTTAATGAAATCCGTCGCTTCTTCGAAGACT ACAAGAAGAATGAGAACAAGGAAGTTGCTGTGAACGAGTTCTTGCCACCAACAACTGCCCTGGAAGCCATTCAGCATTCAAT GGACCTATATGCTGAATACATCCTACA